From Ananas comosus cultivar F153 linkage group 8, ASM154086v1, whole genome shotgun sequence, one genomic window encodes:
- the LOC109713628 gene encoding probable BOI-related E3 ubiquitin-protein ligase 3 isoform X3, translating into MAVQAQYPSNVLILNSEQERKKEMEFPQPPSKFLDPSPAIFYGGVGSGTNTRKRGRDAAALLPQQQQQQMQQHVNSLISQQQQQQQVLQVTTPTVISVAQLQKQLPLPPSPTPMLSTGLCLDFDGRRLKKAQNQSNLLLSSSSSPSPSSSSIVSSLFSNELAAQMAQQHDEIERLLHAHGEELRRGLAEKRRRHYRAVVGAAEEAAARRLREKEAEAERAARRGAELEERLARLRAESMAWQAKALADQAEAAALHAQLQRAAAAAPAELPSGGDGAEDAESAHVDPDRAEPEPGWACRACRLRPASVVILPCRHLCLCHACDLAASSCPLCLIGRTGSVHVCFS; encoded by the exons ATGGCGGTTCAGGCGCAATACCCATCCAACGTTCTCATTCTCAacag CGAgcaagagaggaagaaggagatggAGTTCCCCCAGCCCCCTTCCAAGTTCCTCGACCCTTCCCCCGCCATCTTCTACGGAGGAG TAGGGAGCGGCACCAACACGAGGAAGAGGGGTAGAGATGCCGCGGCGCTGttgccgcagcagcagcagcagcagatgcAGCAGCATGTGAACAGCCTCATttctcagcagcagcagcagcagcaggtgcTGCAGGTGACGACGCCTACGGTGATAAGCGTGGCGCAGCTGCAGAAGCAATTGCCTCTTCCGCCTTCTCCGACGCCGATGCTGTCCACCGGCCTCTGCCTCGACTTCGACGGCCGCCGATTGAAGAAGGCCCAGAACCAATCCaatctcctcctctcctcgtcctcgtcgccttcgccttcgtctTCCTCCATTGTTTCCTCGCTCTTCTCTAATGAGCTCGCCGCGCAAATGGCCCAGCAACACGACGAGATTGAGCGCCTCCTCCATGCTCAC GGGGAGGAGCTGCGGCGGGGGTTGGCGGAGAAGCGGCGGAGGCACTACAGGGCGGTGGTGGGCgcggctgaggaggcggcggcgcggcggctgCGGGAGAAGGAGGCGGAGGCCGAGCGCGCCGCGCGGCGCGGCGCCGAGCTCGAGGAGCGGCTCGCGCGGCTCCGCGCCGAGTCGATGGCGTGGCAGGCCAAGGCCCTCGCCGACCAGGCCGAGGCCGCCGCGCTCCACGCCCAGCTCCAGCGCGCCGCGGCGGCCGCGCCGGCGGAGCTGCCCAGCGGCGGCGACGGGGCGGAGGACGCGGAGTCGGCGCACGTCGACCCGGACCGGGCCGAACCGGAACCGGGCTGGGCCTGCCGGGCCTGCCGGCTCAGGCCGGCCTCCGTGGTGATCCTCCCCTGCCGCCACCTCTGCCTCTGCCACGCCTGCGACCTCGCCGCCTCCTCCTGCCCCCTCTGCCTCATCGGACGGACCGGCAGCGTCCACGTCTGCTTCTCCTAA
- the LOC109713728 gene encoding mitochondrial pyruvate carrier 3-like, which yields MASSKLKALWNHPAGPKTIHFWAPTFKWGISIANIVDFSKPPEKISYPQQVVVTLTGLIWSRYSTVITPKNWNLFSVSVAMAGTGLYQLNRKIRHDYISEAKEVHAKE from the exons ATGGCATCATCTAAGCTAAAAGCACTATGGAACCACCCAGCGGGCCCTAAAACAA TTCATTTCTGGGCTCCGACTTTTAAATGGGGAATTAGTATTGCAAATATTGTAGATTTTTCTAAACCACCTGAGAAGATCTCCTACCCTCAGCAAGTTG TTGTTACTCTCACCGGACTTATCTGGTCGCGCTACAGCACTGTGATAACACCG AAGAACTGGAACCTTTTCAGTGTGAGTGTTGCAATGGCTGGAACTGGCCTCTATCAACTTAATCGCAAGATTCG GCATGATTATATTTCTGAAGCTAAAGAAGTACATGCAAAAGAATGA
- the LOC109713628 gene encoding probable BOI-related E3 ubiquitin-protein ligase 3 isoform X2, with protein MAVQAQYPSNVLILNRSEQERKKEMEFPQPPSKFLDPSPAIFYGGGSGTNTRKRGRDAAALLPQQQQQQMQQHVNSLISQQQQQQQVLQVTTPTVISVAQLQKQLPLPPSPTPMLSTGLCLDFDGRRLKKAQNQSNLLLSSSSSPSPSSSSIVSSLFSNELAAQMAQQHDEIERLLHAHGEELRRGLAEKRRRHYRAVVGAAEEAAARRLREKEAEAERAARRGAELEERLARLRAESMAWQAKALADQAEAAALHAQLQRAAAAAPAELPSGGDGAEDAESAHVDPDRAEPEPGWACRACRLRPASVVILPCRHLCLCHACDLAASSCPLCLIGRTGSVHVCFS; from the exons ATGGCGGTTCAGGCGCAATACCCATCCAACGTTCTCATTCTCAacag AAGCGAgcaagagaggaagaaggagatggAGTTCCCCCAGCCCCCTTCCAAGTTCCTCGACCCTTCCCCCGCCATCTTCTACGGAGGAG GGAGCGGCACCAACACGAGGAAGAGGGGTAGAGATGCCGCGGCGCTGttgccgcagcagcagcagcagcagatgcAGCAGCATGTGAACAGCCTCATttctcagcagcagcagcagcagcaggtgcTGCAGGTGACGACGCCTACGGTGATAAGCGTGGCGCAGCTGCAGAAGCAATTGCCTCTTCCGCCTTCTCCGACGCCGATGCTGTCCACCGGCCTCTGCCTCGACTTCGACGGCCGCCGATTGAAGAAGGCCCAGAACCAATCCaatctcctcctctcctcgtcctcgtcgccttcgccttcgtctTCCTCCATTGTTTCCTCGCTCTTCTCTAATGAGCTCGCCGCGCAAATGGCCCAGCAACACGACGAGATTGAGCGCCTCCTCCATGCTCAC GGGGAGGAGCTGCGGCGGGGGTTGGCGGAGAAGCGGCGGAGGCACTACAGGGCGGTGGTGGGCgcggctgaggaggcggcggcgcggcggctgCGGGAGAAGGAGGCGGAGGCCGAGCGCGCCGCGCGGCGCGGCGCCGAGCTCGAGGAGCGGCTCGCGCGGCTCCGCGCCGAGTCGATGGCGTGGCAGGCCAAGGCCCTCGCCGACCAGGCCGAGGCCGCCGCGCTCCACGCCCAGCTCCAGCGCGCCGCGGCGGCCGCGCCGGCGGAGCTGCCCAGCGGCGGCGACGGGGCGGAGGACGCGGAGTCGGCGCACGTCGACCCGGACCGGGCCGAACCGGAACCGGGCTGGGCCTGCCGGGCCTGCCGGCTCAGGCCGGCCTCCGTGGTGATCCTCCCCTGCCGCCACCTCTGCCTCTGCCACGCCTGCGACCTCGCCGCCTCCTCCTGCCCCCTCTGCCTCATCGGACGGACCGGCAGCGTCCACGTCTGCTTCTCCTAA
- the LOC109713596 gene encoding uncharacterized protein LOC109713596 has protein sequence MAAAASLSPLIAPRASPNAIPRRAFPSARRLAVESRHRRRVLAMGGADLLGDLGARDPFPEEIESNFGENVVGNTDTLHRILVPNLRALSLAQLSCEAIPPSQPPLADDDAEKLLKKVVGWRLAEADGVKRLQCLWRVRDYGCGVELINRIYKVVEASGHYPNLHLEQPNQVRAELWTASIGGLSMNDFIVAARIDRVKTADLVPKKRIWA, from the exons ATGGCCGCGGCAGCATCTCTCTCCCCGCTCATCGCTCCCCGCGCTTCGCCAAACGCGATTCCCCGCCGCGCTTTTCCCTCCGCGCGGCGCCTCGCCGTAGAATCGCGTCACCGACGCCGGGTCCTCGCCATGGGCGGCGCCGACCTCCTCGGCGACCTCGGCGCGAGGGACCCGTTCCCCGAGGAGATCGAGAGCAACTTCGGCGAGAACGTTGTGGGGAACACCGACACGCTCCACCGCATCCTCGTCCCGAATCTCCGCGCGCTCTCCCTCGCCCAGCTGAGCTGCGAGGCGATTCCCCCTTCGCAGCCTCCCTTGGCGGACGACGACGCCGAGAAGCTGCTGAAGAAG GTTGTGGGCTGGAGGCTTGCGGAGGCTGATGGAGTGAAAAGACTACAATGCTTGTGGAGGGTGAGGGATTACGGATGCGGGGTAGAACTCATTAATAGGATTTATAAGGTGGTCGAGGCTTCCGGGCATTATCCAAACCTTCATTTGGAGCAACCTAATCAAGTTAGAGCGGAACTATGGACCGCTTCAATCG GTGGTCTAAGCATGAATGATTTCATCGTAGCTGCCAGAATTGATAGAGTCAAAACAGCAGATCTTGTACCGAAAAAACGTATATGGGCATGA
- the LOC109713628 gene encoding probable BOI-related E3 ubiquitin-protein ligase 3 isoform X4 has product MAVQAQYPSNVLILNSEQERKKEMEFPQPPSKFLDPSPAIFYGGGSGTNTRKRGRDAAALLPQQQQQQMQQHVNSLISQQQQQQQVLQVTTPTVISVAQLQKQLPLPPSPTPMLSTGLCLDFDGRRLKKAQNQSNLLLSSSSSPSPSSSSIVSSLFSNELAAQMAQQHDEIERLLHAHGEELRRGLAEKRRRHYRAVVGAAEEAAARRLREKEAEAERAARRGAELEERLARLRAESMAWQAKALADQAEAAALHAQLQRAAAAAPAELPSGGDGAEDAESAHVDPDRAEPEPGWACRACRLRPASVVILPCRHLCLCHACDLAASSCPLCLIGRTGSVHVCFS; this is encoded by the exons ATGGCGGTTCAGGCGCAATACCCATCCAACGTTCTCATTCTCAacag CGAgcaagagaggaagaaggagatggAGTTCCCCCAGCCCCCTTCCAAGTTCCTCGACCCTTCCCCCGCCATCTTCTACGGAGGAG GGAGCGGCACCAACACGAGGAAGAGGGGTAGAGATGCCGCGGCGCTGttgccgcagcagcagcagcagcagatgcAGCAGCATGTGAACAGCCTCATttctcagcagcagcagcagcagcaggtgcTGCAGGTGACGACGCCTACGGTGATAAGCGTGGCGCAGCTGCAGAAGCAATTGCCTCTTCCGCCTTCTCCGACGCCGATGCTGTCCACCGGCCTCTGCCTCGACTTCGACGGCCGCCGATTGAAGAAGGCCCAGAACCAATCCaatctcctcctctcctcgtcctcgtcgccttcgccttcgtctTCCTCCATTGTTTCCTCGCTCTTCTCTAATGAGCTCGCCGCGCAAATGGCCCAGCAACACGACGAGATTGAGCGCCTCCTCCATGCTCAC GGGGAGGAGCTGCGGCGGGGGTTGGCGGAGAAGCGGCGGAGGCACTACAGGGCGGTGGTGGGCgcggctgaggaggcggcggcgcggcggctgCGGGAGAAGGAGGCGGAGGCCGAGCGCGCCGCGCGGCGCGGCGCCGAGCTCGAGGAGCGGCTCGCGCGGCTCCGCGCCGAGTCGATGGCGTGGCAGGCCAAGGCCCTCGCCGACCAGGCCGAGGCCGCCGCGCTCCACGCCCAGCTCCAGCGCGCCGCGGCGGCCGCGCCGGCGGAGCTGCCCAGCGGCGGCGACGGGGCGGAGGACGCGGAGTCGGCGCACGTCGACCCGGACCGGGCCGAACCGGAACCGGGCTGGGCCTGCCGGGCCTGCCGGCTCAGGCCGGCCTCCGTGGTGATCCTCCCCTGCCGCCACCTCTGCCTCTGCCACGCCTGCGACCTCGCCGCCTCCTCCTGCCCCCTCTGCCTCATCGGACGGACCGGCAGCGTCCACGTCTGCTTCTCCTAA
- the LOC109713691 gene encoding uncharacterized protein LOC109713691 codes for MESFGVSFAASDLEAGIRVRTPAPRMRAITGYALHRHEPRFFCGDNDDGADEAHHFLDACFLCKKPLAGNHDIFMYRGDTPFCSEECRQVQIEKDEAQEKNSKYALKASSRKAEQRQQQKQSSPRIPVSAW; via the exons ATGGAGTCCTTTGGTGTTTCCTTCGCCGCCTCCGATCTCGAGGCGGGGATTCGCGTGCGCACCCCCGCCCCCCGCATGAGGGCGATTACGGGGTACGCGTTGCACAGGCACGAGCCCAGATTCTTCTGCGGCGACAACGACGACGGTGCGGACGAGGCGCATCACTTCCTCGATGCATGTTTCCTATGCAAGAAGCCCCTCGCGGGAAATCACGATATCTTCATGTATAG AGGGGACACGCCTTTCTGCAGCGAGGAGTGTAGACAAGTACAAATCGAGAAAGACGAGGCTCAGGAGAAAAACTCCAAATACGCCTTGAAGGCTTCTTCAAGAAAAGCggagcagcggcagcagcagaagcagagcTCTCCGAGAATCCCAGTTAGCGCATGGTAG
- the LOC109713628 gene encoding probable BOI-related E3 ubiquitin-protein ligase 3 isoform X1, translating into MAVQAQYPSNVLILNRSEQERKKEMEFPQPPSKFLDPSPAIFYGGVGSGTNTRKRGRDAAALLPQQQQQQMQQHVNSLISQQQQQQQVLQVTTPTVISVAQLQKQLPLPPSPTPMLSTGLCLDFDGRRLKKAQNQSNLLLSSSSSPSPSSSSIVSSLFSNELAAQMAQQHDEIERLLHAHGEELRRGLAEKRRRHYRAVVGAAEEAAARRLREKEAEAERAARRGAELEERLARLRAESMAWQAKALADQAEAAALHAQLQRAAAAAPAELPSGGDGAEDAESAHVDPDRAEPEPGWACRACRLRPASVVILPCRHLCLCHACDLAASSCPLCLIGRTGSVHVCFS; encoded by the exons ATGGCGGTTCAGGCGCAATACCCATCCAACGTTCTCATTCTCAacag AAGCGAgcaagagaggaagaaggagatggAGTTCCCCCAGCCCCCTTCCAAGTTCCTCGACCCTTCCCCCGCCATCTTCTACGGAGGAG TAGGGAGCGGCACCAACACGAGGAAGAGGGGTAGAGATGCCGCGGCGCTGttgccgcagcagcagcagcagcagatgcAGCAGCATGTGAACAGCCTCATttctcagcagcagcagcagcagcaggtgcTGCAGGTGACGACGCCTACGGTGATAAGCGTGGCGCAGCTGCAGAAGCAATTGCCTCTTCCGCCTTCTCCGACGCCGATGCTGTCCACCGGCCTCTGCCTCGACTTCGACGGCCGCCGATTGAAGAAGGCCCAGAACCAATCCaatctcctcctctcctcgtcctcgtcgccttcgccttcgtctTCCTCCATTGTTTCCTCGCTCTTCTCTAATGAGCTCGCCGCGCAAATGGCCCAGCAACACGACGAGATTGAGCGCCTCCTCCATGCTCAC GGGGAGGAGCTGCGGCGGGGGTTGGCGGAGAAGCGGCGGAGGCACTACAGGGCGGTGGTGGGCgcggctgaggaggcggcggcgcggcggctgCGGGAGAAGGAGGCGGAGGCCGAGCGCGCCGCGCGGCGCGGCGCCGAGCTCGAGGAGCGGCTCGCGCGGCTCCGCGCCGAGTCGATGGCGTGGCAGGCCAAGGCCCTCGCCGACCAGGCCGAGGCCGCCGCGCTCCACGCCCAGCTCCAGCGCGCCGCGGCGGCCGCGCCGGCGGAGCTGCCCAGCGGCGGCGACGGGGCGGAGGACGCGGAGTCGGCGCACGTCGACCCGGACCGGGCCGAACCGGAACCGGGCTGGGCCTGCCGGGCCTGCCGGCTCAGGCCGGCCTCCGTGGTGATCCTCCCCTGCCGCCACCTCTGCCTCTGCCACGCCTGCGACCTCGCCGCCTCCTCCTGCCCCCTCTGCCTCATCGGACGGACCGGCAGCGTCCACGTCTGCTTCTCCTAA